The Bubalus bubalis isolate 160015118507 breed Murrah chromosome 16, NDDB_SH_1, whole genome shotgun sequence genome window below encodes:
- the OVCH2 gene encoding ovochymase-2 isoform X2, giving the protein MVECLMFWLMSNLLLSWYISALTRLSILVSSVSLKFQGKILSFKMHISKKKLILLFGIIFLEQSKSATLSLPKVPTCGQSPVKSQPLNYLNIFSRIVGGRQVAKGSYPWQVSLKRRQKHVCGGTIISPQWVITAAHCVANRNTVSTFNVTAGEYDLRYVEPGEQTLTIETIIIHPHFSTKKPMDYDIALLKMAGAFRFDQFVGPMCLPEPGERFKPGFICTTAGWGRLNENGISPQVLQEVNLPILTQDECITALLTLEKPISGRTFLCTGFPDGGRDACQGDSGGSLMCRNKKGTWTMAGVTSWGLGCGRGWKNNLQKDDQGSPGIFTDLTKVLSWIHKHIRIGKQRKSSRATCSEQDRVVRASEGELHFPESPFLYYESKQQCAWTLLVPEGMHVLLSFSHFDAESCDHNYLSIHSLEDTLIAKFCGERLASSVLVGSNAIRLSFISDNTDYAVGFNLTYKAVKPNYLPDSGCDSLTILFEEGLIQSPHYPEDYSNMASCNWVFQAPKHYLVKLSFQDLNIDENGDCTSDYVSVHRDVERKKEIVRLCGFVVPTPVVSITRVMSISFQSNENTTFRGFQATVSFIHETDFNISGLENESVFLETWNAPPEESSDSGIIRVPSPREMLRPGFDGPFPTRLWEAGGHGQFLAIAGQCADCHRALLGRPGSHP; this is encoded by the exons ATGGTTGAATGCCTCATGTTTTGGTTAATGAGTAACCTTCTTTTAAGTTGGTATATTTCTGCTCTCACAAGGCTTTCTATTTTGGTCTCTTCAGTCTCTCTAAAATTTCAGGGAAAAATTCTGAGTTTCAAAATGCATATAAGCAAGAAGAAGCTCATTTTACTATTTGGAATAATCTTTTTGGAACAGAGTAAATCTGcaactctctctctccccaaag TTCCCACTTGTGGGCAGAGTCCAGTGAAGTCACAGCCTTTGAATTACCTGAACATTTTCAGTCGCATCGTTGGGGGAAGGCAAGTGGCAAAGGGTTCCTACCCTTGGCAG GTGTCTCTGAAACGAAGGCAGAAGCATGTCTGTGGTGGGACCATCATCTCCCCACAGTGGGTGATCACGGCTGCTCACTGCGTTGCAAACAG AAATACTGTATCAACTTTCAATGTTACTGCTGGTGAATATGACTTGAGATATGTGGAGCCAGGAGAGCAAACCCTCACCATTGAAACCATCATCATACACCCACACTTCTCTACCAAGAAACCAATGGATTATGATATCGCTCTTTTGAAGATGGCTGGAGCTTTCCGTTTTG ATCAGTTTGTGGGGCCCATGTGTCTTCCAGAGCCAGGGGAACGATTTAAGCCTGGATTTATTTGTACAACCGCAGGCTGGGGCCGCTTGAATGAAA ATGGCATCTCTCCGCAAGTCTTGCAGGAAGTGAACCTACCCATTTTGACCCAGGATGAGTGTATTACAGCTCTGTTGACCCTAGAGAAACCCATCAGTGGGCGGACCTTTCTCtgcacaggcttcccagatggaggAAGAGATGCATGTCAG GGAGACTCAGGAGGTTCCCTCATGTGCCGGAATAAGAAAGGGACTTGGACTATGGCTGGTGTGACTTCCTGGGGTTTGGGCTGTGGTCGAGGCTGGAAAAACAATCTGCAGAAAGATGATCAAGGATCCCCTGGGATCTTCACAGATCTTACTAAAGTGCTTTCGTGGATCCACAAACACATCCGAATTG ggAAGCAGAGAAAGAGCTCCAGAG CCACTTGCAGTGAGCAGGACCGCGTGGTCAGAGCATCGGAGGGGGAGCTGCACTTCCCAGAAAGCCCCTTCCTATATTATGAGAGCAAGCA ACAGTGTGCCTGGACCCTGTTGGTACCAGAGGGAATGCATGTGCTCCTCAGTTTTTCTCACTTTGATGCAGAGTCTTGTGACCATAATTACCTGTCGATACATTCTTTAGAAGACACACTTATTG CGAAATTCTGTGGAGAGAGACTGGCTTCATCAGTTCTTGTTGGCTCCAATGCTATAAGGCTGAGCTTCATCTCTGATAACACAGATTATGCCGTTGGGTTCAATCTCACCTATAAAGCTGTTAAACCAAACTACCTTCCTG ATTCTGGCTGCGACTCCTTAACGATCCTGTTTGAAGAAGGCCTCATACAGAGTCCTCACTATCCTGAAGACTACAGCAACATGGCCAGCTGCAACTGGGTCTTTCAAGCCCCCAAACATTATCTAGTTAAG CTTTCATTTCAGGACCTAAACATAGACGAAAATGGAGACTGCACTTCCGACTATGTGAGCGTGCACAGGGAtgtagaaaggaagaaagaaatag TTCGGCTGTGTGGCTTTGTTGTCCCCACCCCCGTGGTAAGCATCACCAGGGTAATGTCCATCAGCTTCCAGTCCAATGAAAACACGACCTTCAGAGGCTTCCAGGCTACAGTGTCCTTCATTCATGAAACAG ATTTTAACATCTCTGGATTAGAGAATGAATCCGTGTTTCTGGAGACATGGAATGCACCACCTGAAGAATCCAGTGATTCTG GTATCATTAGAGTTCCCAGTCCAAGGGAGATGCTCAGACCTGGATTTGATG GTCCCTTCCCAACCAGACTGTGGGAGGCAGGAGGCCATGGTCAGTTCTTGGCCATAGCAGGTCAGTGTGCAGATTGCCACCGAGCATTGCTGGGAAGACCAGGTAGTCACCCTTGA
- the OVCH2 gene encoding ovochymase-2 isoform X1: MHISKKKLILLFGIIFLEQSKSATLSLPKVPTCGQSPVKSQPLNYLNIFSRIVGGRQVAKGSYPWQVSLKRRQKHVCGGTIISPQWVITAAHCVANRNTVSTFNVTAGEYDLRYVEPGEQTLTIETIIIHPHFSTKKPMDYDIALLKMAGAFRFDQFVGPMCLPEPGERFKPGFICTTAGWGRLNENGISPQVLQEVNLPILTQDECITALLTLEKPISGRTFLCTGFPDGGRDACQGDSGGSLMCRNKKGTWTMAGVTSWGLGCGRGWKNNLQKDDQGSPGIFTDLTKVLSWIHKHIRIGKQRKSSRATCSEQDRVVRASEGELHFPESPFLYYESKQQCAWTLLVPEGMHVLLSFSHFDAESCDHNYLSIHSLEDTLIAKFCGERLASSVLVGSNAIRLSFISDNTDYAVGFNLTYKAVKPNYLPDSGCDSLTILFEEGLIQSPHYPEDYSNMASCNWVFQAPKHYLVKLSFQDLNIDENGDCTSDYVSVHRDVERKKEIGLCRGSVSI; the protein is encoded by the exons ATGCATATAAGCAAGAAGAAGCTCATTTTACTATTTGGAATAATCTTTTTGGAACAGAGTAAATCTGcaactctctctctccccaaag TTCCCACTTGTGGGCAGAGTCCAGTGAAGTCACAGCCTTTGAATTACCTGAACATTTTCAGTCGCATCGTTGGGGGAAGGCAAGTGGCAAAGGGTTCCTACCCTTGGCAG GTGTCTCTGAAACGAAGGCAGAAGCATGTCTGTGGTGGGACCATCATCTCCCCACAGTGGGTGATCACGGCTGCTCACTGCGTTGCAAACAG AAATACTGTATCAACTTTCAATGTTACTGCTGGTGAATATGACTTGAGATATGTGGAGCCAGGAGAGCAAACCCTCACCATTGAAACCATCATCATACACCCACACTTCTCTACCAAGAAACCAATGGATTATGATATCGCTCTTTTGAAGATGGCTGGAGCTTTCCGTTTTG ATCAGTTTGTGGGGCCCATGTGTCTTCCAGAGCCAGGGGAACGATTTAAGCCTGGATTTATTTGTACAACCGCAGGCTGGGGCCGCTTGAATGAAA ATGGCATCTCTCCGCAAGTCTTGCAGGAAGTGAACCTACCCATTTTGACCCAGGATGAGTGTATTACAGCTCTGTTGACCCTAGAGAAACCCATCAGTGGGCGGACCTTTCTCtgcacaggcttcccagatggaggAAGAGATGCATGTCAG GGAGACTCAGGAGGTTCCCTCATGTGCCGGAATAAGAAAGGGACTTGGACTATGGCTGGTGTGACTTCCTGGGGTTTGGGCTGTGGTCGAGGCTGGAAAAACAATCTGCAGAAAGATGATCAAGGATCCCCTGGGATCTTCACAGATCTTACTAAAGTGCTTTCGTGGATCCACAAACACATCCGAATTG ggAAGCAGAGAAAGAGCTCCAGAG CCACTTGCAGTGAGCAGGACCGCGTGGTCAGAGCATCGGAGGGGGAGCTGCACTTCCCAGAAAGCCCCTTCCTATATTATGAGAGCAAGCA ACAGTGTGCCTGGACCCTGTTGGTACCAGAGGGAATGCATGTGCTCCTCAGTTTTTCTCACTTTGATGCAGAGTCTTGTGACCATAATTACCTGTCGATACATTCTTTAGAAGACACACTTATTG CGAAATTCTGTGGAGAGAGACTGGCTTCATCAGTTCTTGTTGGCTCCAATGCTATAAGGCTGAGCTTCATCTCTGATAACACAGATTATGCCGTTGGGTTCAATCTCACCTATAAAGCTGTTAAACCAAACTACCTTCCTG ATTCTGGCTGCGACTCCTTAACGATCCTGTTTGAAGAAGGCCTCATACAGAGTCCTCACTATCCTGAAGACTACAGCAACATGGCCAGCTGCAACTGGGTCTTTCAAGCCCCCAAACATTATCTAGTTAAG CTTTCATTTCAGGACCTAAACATAGACGAAAATGGAGACTGCACTTCCGACTATGTGAGCGTGCACAGGGAtgtagaaaggaagaaagaaataggtTTGTGCAGAGGCTccgtatcaatctag